The genomic DNA CCAACCCACccttttaagtaaaaaattgaatttcagCATGTTGAACTTTGTGAAATGTCCACACTTTCAGCCTTAAGGGTTCTTGCATTAAAGGACTTGTTTTTTTAGATATAAAACTACATTTAGCAGCCGCCATCTGACAGTTTAAGCTTTTGGAGAGTTGGTTCTTAACAATGTAATTCattgatttttctatttttgatttATGATATTGTATTGTTCCTTTAGTGACTTTGGATCCATATTTTCTACACTATTACCGGGCACAATGGCCAAGTTAGAGGACTTGTTTTTTTAGATATAAAACTACATTTAGCAGCCGCCATCTAACAGTTTAAGCTTTTGGAGAGTTGGTTCTTAACAATGTAATTCattgatttttctatttttgatttATGATATTGTATTGTTTCTTTAGTGACTTTGGATCCATATTTTCTACACTATTACCGGGCACAATGGCCAAGTTAGAACCTCCAGAAGGATTCAGTTTTCTAGATGGTCTTGAGGTTAAAGTTGCATTTGGAAGTGTATGGAAACAGTCCTTGTCTGAACTGAGTGGAGGTCAGCGATCATTGCTTGCACTTTCTCTGATTCTGGCACTGCTTCTTTTCAAACCTGCTCCACTTTACATCTTGGACGAGGTAAGTTTTACATgattttcattgtaattttttcaGAGAATCTTAGTTATATTGGAAAATGgtattttgattaaattgtcCTTTTTGTTAAGAATTATATATTGCAGAAAATTTGACTGGCattgtattcattttttttttaatatccagTCTCTTTAATCATAAGTTCGGTAAAACTATTTATTACCTTACGTACAATGAGCAAAGATATacaaaattgattgaaaatttatCCAAGCAACTTTTGATAGGCTGGAGTGGTTGGAAGTTATACAAAAAGTTTTAGAGATGAAGAATAATACTCCCTCTGGTTCCATATATAATTAAAAGTTTGGCATTTTTGGGGTACtgattataagaaaaagtcaCAAATTTTAAGATGAATTAATTGTTAAAATTACTTTGATATCCTTCCATGTATACTGGAAAAGCATCTATTCCCATGTGTAAGTGGAtgtaaaaacattaaatttcattattatatttggaATGAACTTATAAAATCTGTTTACTTTGTGAAAACATTTTCTAAATTGTGTTAACCTTGCTAAAAAGGAGATAATAGACTATTGAAGTGAACTATTGCGTGCATTTTTTTGAAGGCTTTGTCTAACATGCACAAGTAAATTGCTCTTGCACCATGCACAAGTAAATTGCTCTTGCACCATGCACAAGTCTCTTTTCTACCAATGGTGGAAACAACCTTGTACATGGTGCAAGACTTATCATCCTTGTGCACCTTAAACCTGGCCTTCCTTGAAACAATGAAAATGCCAATAAATGATTTCGTTATTTTCTGAAATGAATCATCTCTAGCTAGCAATTCTCATTCTCTCCATCAGAATGGTTCACTTCTAGAGTCTCACATCTTCTGTTATCaagttaaaataaacatattttagaaaataaaaataggaaatGTTTTCGCAAAGTAAACGAGCCCCTCttgatgatttttcttcttatatatgGGACTAGAAGTAGTATTACTATTGGGTTGTGTATGAACACTGATTGGTTCAATAACCTAGGAGTGGTGGAAAtgacaaaatttgtttaagaaacATGATCTTTTGGCTTGTTGACAACAATTAtggaaatttttaaatttgtctCAAAATTTTGAAACGTGTGATCTTCTGGCCTGTTTACCTGTGTGAATGCTTgtgtataatttgtttttcgCAACCAAACTTAATAAGGGCCTTTAGCATTCTTGCAGTTTTGCAAAATGTCCTCATATGCTTCGACTCTTTGAATGAGATCAGTCCTCAACCATGGCTTAGTTACATTTAGTGCTCTTCATCCCCTCAAAGATGTGTTTTTTAGGGATCAAACTTGGTTCTTCTCCATTCATGACTTTATTCATTTGCTGCTAACTGAGTCATATCTATTGGATTTTGgaataaaattattacaatgCATTAACTGTTATTATTACATAATTTACATGTTTATACTTTTGAAGCAATGATTATTGGTTCAGCCAAATGTTAACTGCTATCATCTGTTGCAGGTCGATGCAGCTCTTGATTTGAGCCACACACAAAACATAGGGAAGATGATAAAAAATCACTTTCCACACTCCCAGGTAGAGGGTCATTTTTGTTACTTGATATGGCTTACTTTATTTCATGCAATCTTGATTTTtcaattccaaaaataaaaaccatcAAACTTTAATTGTAGAATATCAACAAGATACAAATATTTCATGTGTAAATTCAAGTTATGTCTTTCTTTAGGGTGTGCAACTGTTTTTGAATCAATTTTCTTACTGTTCAAATTTCGTGTAAGTCCACCCACTGACAGTTCTACACCCAATAAGATGAATAATCTAATTTCTTTTGGTTCTTTTCAATTGCAGTTTATTGTGGTGTCACTAAAGGAAGGCATGTTCAATAATGCAAATGTTCTTTTCCGTACAAAATTTGTAGATGGTGTTTCAACTGTTCAGCGAACTGTAGCTAAGCAAAACAAGTGATATATTTTGAACATCCTTGTTCTTGTTTCTGTATATGTTTGAAGTCTTAGAAATGTGTTCATCTTCTGGGAAAACAGATATGAAGATAGAATCTGCAATTGAATGCTTATGTATTTTGAAACATCCTTGTCATGGTATTTTGCTTACTTATAGTAGCATGAACATTGtctaatattaataattaggTCCAAATTTCTGCCAACTCGAGAAGATAGCCTAATTTGTAagttattttgtaattttctatttttagtgTGGTATATATTTGTAACGGAACAAATGCATGTTGCTACCCTAATTTTTAGGTTCGTTTGGACGACCATTCACCCTGATtttcaaaattgataattttgctctataatttaaaatttgttattttgtacccaaaaaaatttgttattgcaactttcatttttaatatatttcccTGTTAAAGACAGGCATAGGTTTTTAGTAATAAATTATCCAAATTGAATAGTTTTTCAAACTCTTTCATCCGAATGACAAACCAAGgcttgatattttttataatttggtaAATGAAAATGAGATTGATTTGGTAAGTATTGTAACGATTATAAGCTGTTTGTATCAATTAAGGAATGTCTGAACTGAAACATCAGACTGGAtgtcattattattataaacaaattgagAGTAATTCAAATGTGCAATTGCAAGGTTGATATTTAAAGGTGGAGTCATTATTGTCCCTTATTAAGTTTGTACTctttcgtgatttttttttgttttgtacaaATGTTTTTCGTGATTTCTTTTGTATGTAATAACTAAATTGTTTAATGGAATAAAGTTTGTTTGAAGATTGAAAagatttataatatttgaaaagcGTCTTCATTCTCTTCCTCGCTTTCTCAATTGCAGCGGTAATTGTAAAAGTTCAGGTGAAAGAGCTCACTCCATTTGCTGTAGCTTCTTTAGTCTATTGATTGAGTAacttgtatgttttttttattgagaggATTTGGTAACTTGTATGttcgcacgggtttgtaactagtatgttaaaaaaaactaaccacTCAAATTCTTCGTCATGTAGTTTAACTGCGAGAATCTCATACATTAATTGTGGATTTTAATATGCACTTCAACATATCAAATGTccagttctttttttttttatttaattaaccctcCAATTTTCATGAAGGAAGTCTTGATAATTCGAAGCTCGTCTTTTAGATAGTATAGTCTGATTAAGAATTGTTCcacctaaaaattgaatttaagttTTTCGAACGATTCGTCCTTTGATCGAGtttattaaccacttgagctGGTTTGGTTATTTCTCTTCTGTTATTGTTAAACCGTGAATGTACTTAGCAAATTTAATGTTCATAGATTTTTCGGAAATaccattttttatattaatctcTATCTCAAATTATACTAGTATGTCACTATGTAGGATATATATTTAGGGACACAACATTTTTCAAATGGGACATATATTAGGAGCAAAAGGGCATTGTTTTATTACAAttagaaaagagaaatgatatttgtacaaccatttttgtacaactttctctctcatgcttacattatcttcttattctctcttcttttttctctctattggttttaaccaatgagaagagaggaCAACAagattgtcacaaaaattgtaccaaaagagttgttcaaatatcattactcattaGAAAAATGGTGTACATGTAAATTAACTAGCAAAAATCAGTTATCGATAATTAAACTGTCTTTGAAGTATTTTCTTCACTTTAGGGTGGTTGAGAGTAAATCTAGAGtgtctaaagagcaattttccagTCCCTGTACAAAAATTCtgtcagcatttttagtccctgaatatgataaaggaaaaagttaaaaagactaaaaaatgtaattttttttaaggattaaaactgaaattttggatatttatagggatcattTATCAAATTAACCCATTTAATTATTGTGCGTGGTTACTTTGAAACTTTTTCGCACAAAATTTCATTCCATTCATGTCAGTCAAATATAATTGAATGTACTATCGGGGTTGGTCTAGCAGAATAGGCTAGACTCTTGAAACGTAGGGAATCAATATTCAAATTCTCACTAAGAGAGATGTTCATAATTAATATTTGATACTACCTTTAATTCATTTGATGTTAACATATTACATGTTTTgtgaaagaatattttataagattttaatcATGTCTACAAAaagtcattcaaaaatttaaaattttaatgataattatataaatttaagcTTAATAGAGACTAAAACTTCATGCTGAaaaattttatatggactaaaacttGCAACTTTTTTCGGGTGCAACGTTTTTTATGCGTTCTAAAagcaaaatttgatatatttgtaggggaaaaaacttattcaacctataaagaaattaattgaacgctttgataataataattaatatcctcttaaaaaaattaatatgaaagATAAAGTAAGCTAAAATCATTTTGGAATCACAATCAAACTATAATAATACTGGGAATGGGTGTCTaacaatgaaaaataacaacacaACATCATCTATGTATGGAAGAAATAGCAGACAATTCTCATTTACACCTCCCCGGAAATTGGTATGGTATTTGGAGGTTTAAGGTGCCTCCGAAAGTGAAGAATCTGATTTGGATAGTGTGTCGGGGGTGCTTACCAACGCGAGCAAGATTGCTGGATAGAGAGGTAAATTGCTCACAAGTACAAGTTGAGCAGTTTGTAACGATTTTGTGGAGCTTATGGAAAAGCCGCAACATACTCGTATGGCAAAATGGTACCGAAACATGTCAATCTATTCTTGAGCGCGGGAGGCAGCTGTTGATTGTTTGGAAAATAGTGAACAGTAGCATGCAACAGAGTGGGGTTGTTGGGAATGGAGTTGGTACACATATACCTGAACATATGTTAGCTGTCAGAGAGGGTACCATGCAGCCAGTACAGCCCCCAGCGAAAAAAACCAGCGTTAGGAAGGCTGAAGTCTAATGTAGATGCGTAGTTTTCGGATGCATTAATTGTGTTGGTTATGGCATGTGTATTCGGGATGATACCTGGAACTTTGTTATGGCTAAAATGATGTGGTCGAATCCGGTGTGCTCGTCGGATATTGGCTATTCATTGGGTGCGCGATCTACAACTTACAAATGTGGACTTTGAATTAGATGCAAAGAAGGTTGTAGATTATTATAATAGAGGAAGCAATGACATCTCCGAGTTTGGAGCAATTATCAATGAGTGTAGGAGGAAACAGAGAGCTTTTGAGGAAAAAGAGAGACCATACAACAATCACCTAAAGTCCTTATCTTGATGGGCTTGGTCTGGCCTTGTATAGAAAAGCACATGAGTTTAGCCTAATGGCCAAATATATGAAGGTTAAACTTTGCAAAGTAGTGTTGTTTATAACCTTGTAGAGCAACCTAGAAATCAaggagaaaataatttattgatgCTAAGAGCTACTAACATGTTCTGTTGTTTATGAGAAAAGAGAATAACAGAACCTTAATACATTTCCAGGCATGCTGAAAAACAAGGACTTGGTTGAGTGTTGAGATATTTTCCTCATTAGGATCAATGGTTTACACATTTTGTGCAACATAATAgagaaacatgaagaaaaaggaGAATGGCAAAATCTTCAAAAGGCTACAGAATGGAAGATACAAACAATTCAACTACTTTGAAAGTTAATTTACACACcaatgtttatgattatgagtaaaaaaatcCAATAGAACTTCAGAAACTCTAAATAacccaaaaatatatagaagaTATATGATTCCATCACCTATATCACCCCCCCTACAATTGCCATCCACTACTTCCTCCTCTCTGTAACACCATTTCACAATATTAAATGGTGTTTTAGCAAAGACTTTCCATGCATCTATACATTCCATGTTATAACCATTAGCCTCTTTGTTTTCCATTTCTTCCACTGTGTTTTCCCATAAAACATTGCCAACAGAaacaactcatgcaacaactTGGTCTTGAACATTTAGGGTAGCAACAAGGCAATGAACATTTTGGACAACAACAACCAGGCATTGAGCATtttgttaacgttaattgttagggaaatcaaaataacaaatcgctcctaatttttctccttaattttactaaacaaattatattaaccctagatttaatttatgcaaaatgtcagctcatttataaacgttaacccgtgacgcaatattaaccctagatttaccctaattttttcgtgtgactttactaaattaaccctagatttaatttctgcaaaatgtcatctcttatctcttatttttaaatgttaacccgtgacgcaatattaaccgtagatttaacctaattttttgtgtgactttactatattaaccctagatttaatttatgcaaaatgtcatctcttatttctaaatgttaacccgtgatgcaatattaaccctagatttaacctattttttcgggtgactttactatattaatcctagatttaatttatgcaaaatgtcatctctaattttaacctaatttttccctccacacttttgcatttaatgtttatctaaagtaaaataaaagtatgtacctaattatatgttgtttttttggaaaggaataaccgttaacccgtctcgctatacttaatttaatctcttacttataaatgttaacccgtcttgccatacttaacctattttatttcttaaagttaacccgaacgcaaaattttgccctagatttaaccttatttctttgcttaattttactgtattaaccctatttaattaaccctgtttaatttaatcaaaatgttaacgttaattgttagggaaatcaaaataaacaaatcgctcctaatttttctctttaattttattaaacatattatattaaccctagatttaatttatgcaaaatggcatatcttatttctaaatgttaacatgtgacgcaatattaaccttagatttaacctaattttttcgtgtgactttactatattaacccttgatttaatttatgcaaaatgtcatctcttatttctaaattttaacctctgacgcaatattaaccctagatttaacctatttttcgcgtgactttaccatattaaccctagatttaatttattcaaaaagtcatctctaattttaacctaatttttccatccacacttttgcatttaatgtttatctaaagtaaaataaaagtatgttcccaattatatgctgtttttttggaaaggaataaccgatAACCCGCCTCCCTATGCTTAACttaatctcttatttataaatgttaacccgtcttgctatacttagcctattttatttcttaaagttaacccgaacgcaaaattttgccctagatttaacctaacttctttgcttaatctTACTGTATTAACCATATTTAATTAAcactgtttaatttaatcaaaatgttaacgttaattgttagggaaatcaaaataaacaaatcgctcctaatttttctctttaattttactaaacaaattatattaaccctagatttaatttatgcaaaatgacatctcttatttctaaatgttaacctatgacgcaatattaaccctagatttaacctaattttttcgtgtgactttactatactAACCCTAGATTGAATTtaagcaaaatgtcatctcttatttctaaatgttaacccgtgacgcaatattaaccctagatttaacctattttttcgcgtgactttactatagtaactctagatttaatttatgcaaaatgtcagctctaattttaacctaattttttcctccacacttttacatttaatatttatctaaggtaaaataataaccttagataatcactgcataaaaaaaattcttcgaaagaatgtagaagcaactgaatttggaagaaaaaattaaaaaatagttaaaaatataaaaattgaaaaataattaaaagttaattagaaaataattaaaaaaattggttaggggcaaaaatggaaattcataggccatggttcaaaaaaaaaaaaaacttaaccaataagtagattaccaaattgccccttataggggcaaaatggtaaattcatgGGACATTAACTTTCCTATATAGTAtagtagattttatttttaagtgttaCTCTTCTATTGATTTATTAAATATTGGTTGAATATTGTTTGGACGGATCCTGGAATATTCATCTTGTGATCTATGAATTCTGGACATCGCATGATGAGTGCGTATGAATAGTGTAGCCTATAGTTGAATGAATTCACGATGGATGAACCATTCAACTCTTTATGAAAGGGTATGGTTTGATACCTTATGACTATTCAAAAAAGAATTTGTAGAATCATTGCAATCCTGATGAAAGGGTAGGTCCTCTCTCCACtttctcaataaatatatgTCTTGGGACATATAAACTATGACTTGATTACTTAACTAGAGTAACTTTATGACATATCCCTAATGAGAGGTTTGATATGTAATTGTATGTCTACCCATTGAAGTGTGAGAAGAGAAAGATCCTATCCTATAATCATTTAAGAGAGACATTCAATAGCACCAAATCAACATTAAAAAGATGTCTACAAGAAATAAGTGTTCTTGCTCCTTCTCATCTATATGTACGGTGTCCTTAATCATCCAACTAGATTGGGCTAATTGATCATGACATGATACATTATGATATATAAATTTCCGCTATTGTCATGAATCATGATATGCAATTTATTCTAATATGTTACATTAGTGTATTTCAAtttattatcatatattttttaacagaTTCTTTTCTCACGCgtcttataaattttttatattaaacacTTTCATaaatccttcatatttttggatgtTATAATCCAAAATAAGGGGTGTTGAAAGAAAGGAGGTGAGAAAAGCAATTACCTTATTTAGTTGGATGGATagtttttgtattgaaaatagcCCATGAATGAATTAAGCCCAGAATGAAATACCAAACCCAATTCATATTCACATTCACTACAAAACCCTAGTTCTCTCTAGTGCCTCCTTCCTTCCTTGTTACATCtctcagaaagaaagaaaactgcGCATTGTTCAACCAGGTATGCTGCTACTCTTCGTTAACATTCTTTGTCGATTCTGTATTAGCTCCATGTTTTTCATTTATGTTTGTGaaaccttttttgtttttgtttactcAAAAAATTTCGATCTCTTCTGTTAAATTTAAGGACCccaataagttttttttgttgaatttaaatttttatgccTTTGTTCAATGTTCTTAGGGTGTTTCATGTTTAGATCtccactattttttattttttttatatagttggTTGGTTAGgatttttatgtatgtttttttatatgttaagGTAAGGTAAGATGGCCGTTCCTCTGCTAACTAAGAAGATTATCAAGAAGCGTGTGAAGAGGTTCATCAGGCCTCAAAGTGACAGGAAAATATGTGTCAAGGTATgtgtttctttcaattttatatttgcaATGCAAACTATGTTTTATCCAGTGATTTATTGTGTGTTTGAAAGTTGTTAAAGAGACCTCAATGGTATGCATGTGATTTCTTGTATGTTTTGTGGTTTCTCATATAGATTCCTAAATACACTATAACTAGATTGAATGTTATAATATATGTCTTTCAGGGTTTGTAGAAATGCTTTTCATTTCTTAGGTTTTGTTTGATTGCTGTTTTTGGAGGGGATGGCTTATTTTACATATGTTCATTTAGTTCAAATTTTTTAGAATTGGAAGGGAGTGGAGAATATAGTCAAAAATTttgtcagtttttttttttttgggaggggAGTGGATCGATGCTGAGATATGAGATAATTCTAATTCTGAAACAAGGGTTATGTGAATAATCACCATTAAAATGCATTGGGTTCTACAACTTATAAAAGTAATTAGTCGGGTCCAATGCATTTTAATGGTGAGAACATTCACCTAAACCTCTCAAGTTTCTTCACATTGTTTTGTTGCTTATTGTTTAGTTTCACATCAGTTCAAATTTTTTCCACTATTTTGATTCGTTAATTTCGTTTTGGTGCATACTTTATTGTGTTATATAATAAAGACAATGTTGTAAGGATAATAAGGTAAATTGGTTTTAAAATTCCTCCCCTCTTCTGTTGAACCAAACAGGCTCTCATACTCACATAGCTTATTTTTCATAACAATTTAATATCAGATTTCAAGCTAAGCTCTTAAATTTATTGTGTCATTTCCCTGTTTTATCCTTGCACCATTTTTCCTATTGCATTTTGTAATACAAAAACCTCTTCTCTGATGTTCCTATTGCTACCTGTTACCTATTATTTTTACTCTCATTCTATTTGCTCTTCTGAATGCACAGTTTGTATATGTTTTGCAAATTGTATCCATaggtttataatattttaacatCGTTACTGTTATGATATGCAGCAAAGCTGGCGTAGGCCAAAGGGTATTGATTCTCGTGTTAGGAGAAAGTTTAAGGGAGTTACTTTGATGCCAAACATTGGATATGGGTCAGACAAGAAGACCCGCCACCATCTGCCAAATGGATTCAAGAAGTTTGTTGTGCACAATGTCCAGGATTTGGAACTTTTGATGATGCACAACAGGTAACTGGTTTTAGATTTGCATTTTGATTCTTAATTTCTCATTGACCCTTAGTAGCCACATTTCTGACTTTGTTTATTTACATGAAATAACTTCAGGACATACTGTGCTGAGATCGCACACAATGTTTCAACCAGGAAACGAAAGGATATCGTTGAACGTGCAGCTCAATTGGATGTTGTTGTCACCAACAAGCTCGCTAGGTTGCGCAGTCAAGAAGACGAGTGATTGTTTTTGCAATGTCAAattatttttgcttttgttgtttATGGGATGAACATGGCACAAAATCGTTCTTTAGAATTGTTGTCTAATGGATTACTGTGTTTGAATCCTGGAGATTTTTGTGTTGACTACTTTAGTAATACTTTGTTAAGAGTATTTTGGCACATTGGTATTGATAGTCATCTAATCTTATGCTCTCTTATTAGATTCTTGCTCTGatgtttgattgtttttttgtgCTGCTTGTTTTTCATTTGTGATTGTGGTATAATGCtatctattaaaaaatagtCATTGATATGAATGGTTTCTTTGGTAGAGCCCAGCCTTTACCTATCAAAGTTGTTAATACTTTACTGTAGTTTAAGAAGTCAATTATTGAATCTACCTTTGAAGGATAAACATGTTTTTTACTTGAGATTACATACACTTTTCTATAAAGGTCTCTCAGAATGATTTGCAGTGGTAATATGTTCAAATGGTTCTTTGAGATGTCACCATTTATTCTAAGTCAGTATGGTTGGAGTTGTGTTATTTTTACACATTAAGGAGTCTGGCAGAGAATTGAAATTGTGTTCTCCAACATACTTGGATATAACATTTTTGCAATGAATGTTTTCATGGAAATTTTATGTGTGCGCTACATAGTGTACAAGAAATGGTGTGCACATATGGATCTAATGTAAACAATGTTCACAAATGATTTAAATTCTATGGTGCATATGTTAAGCTGGCTGGGTAGATGTTAGATTGTATAGCATCTTTTGTGTGCAAACCTGGCGTGTTAACACATTCTTACAATATTCATCAAACTAGTCTTGGAAATGTAGGGAGTCCTCGCTcgtactacctccgttcctttttagaCATATTACACAAACTAAAACATTCAATTCCTTTTTAGACATTATACAAACTAGGTGGGGTTTAGCATGAGAAAGGGGAattgtttcccaccatgggaaagtcaATTTGAACCATTAGATCTACAATCTTATCATACACTCTCAACACTATATTTTTGTCACTATCTTCCACTACCATCTCTCTCCTTCATCCCCACCAACCCACCACCAGCAACACCATGAGAACTATAGTTTTTACCAATCAgattcaaaattttaacaatCAATATTCCATGAACTTACTTTTTGCAATTCAAAGTAATCAATCCTTGCAGGACACTATATAGGAACATATTGTTTGATTTGAGGAAAATATATTCTCAACCTCTGGCTGACGGAACAGTTGGGTCTTGAATAATAGAAGGAAGATATAAAAATTTACACAAGTTAGCATACAAATTCACACACTATTGTGACTAATTtcttttggaagaaaaaaatatgtattcgtGCAGTCAGGTTAGGTTAGTTGCCTCAGCACTCAACACAAATACAAATGCAGAGGTTAGATTTGTGGTCTAATAATGGAAGGGAAGCTTAGATTGCTCCAAATCTGATATCCacttcatatataataataaacaatCAAAACCATGAGCAATGTTTTAGATTTGGATTAATACATTgcatcaaagaaaataaaataaggatgAAGGAGAGACAAgggaaattaaataaattaacaataaaGAGTTGGGACGGTGGTTTTGATGAGTTGCTGGTTATGGGTTTGTGGAGGATGAATGAAAGAGATGGTAGTGGAAGATAGTGACAAAAATATAGTGTTGAGAGTGTATGACAAGATTGtagatctaatggttaaaagtgactttcctatggtggaaaacaactttcctttcccatgctaaatgcCACCTACAAACTAAGACATTCTATAAATATTACTACTATTGATAGAACAATACATACTTTTACTATGATTACCTTGTTTATTTAATCACCAActttatatatttctctctccataataaataagtagggataatattggtaaaataatatttaatgttgtattgaacttCGAAAGTAACAgttaaatatgaacaaaattattcaccaaaagaaacacttaaaaaggaacggagggagtacaaatCATCGTTGTGTTAGGGTGTTAAATAAGAAGAATCTAGTATTTTTTGTACCAACAATAAATTGTATATTGTATTTGAATCTTTAGGGTGTTAAATGcacttattcttatttattgtGTTAAATAAGAAGAATCTAGTAATTTTTGTACCAACAATAAACTAGTTTCAATTTAGAAGAATCTAAATTATAGTTCTCGATCATGGAAGAGGAAGAAATatccaataaaaatatttcaattgaaacttttttttgttttgtttttgctaA from Medicago truncatula cultivar Jemalong A17 chromosome 8, MtrunA17r5.0-ANR, whole genome shotgun sequence includes the following:
- the LOC120577682 gene encoding 60S ribosomal protein L32-1, whose protein sequence is MAVPLLTKKIIKKRVKRFIRPQSDRKICVKQSWRRPKGIDSRVRRKFKGVTLMPNIGYGSDKKTRHHLPNGFKKFVVHNVQDLELLMMHNRTYCAEIAHNVSTRKRKDIVERAAQLDVVVTNKLARLRSQEDE